Below is a window of Fundidesulfovibrio magnetotacticus DNA.
GGCCCCGTCGGAGAGGACCCGGTCCTGCCCGTCCAGGATGAAGCAGGAAATGTCGAACGCGCCCCGGCCTCCATCGGCCTTGAAGCCCACCCGGAACTGCCGGCCCGGCAGTAGGTCGGAGAGTTTCGCCCGCTGTCCTCTGATCAAGTTCACCATGGTTTGGCCCAGTCCTGTCGTTGGTCCGGCATGTCGCGCGGTGGCGCCGCGCCAGCGTCCGATGCGCCCTTACAGGTTGAAGTCCTTGGGGTTCTGCTCCAGGGCGGCGCAGATTTCGCGGACGGCCTGTTTTTCGTTGGCGTCGAAGCAGCCGTCCGCCGTGCCGATGGCGCAGCAGACCAGAACCATGAGCCGCGCCTCTTCCGGGCGTTTCCTGAGCGGCGCGATGGCTTTAAGGCATTCGCCCTTGCCGATGAGCGGGTCGAACTGGAAGTGTCCCGCGTATTTCTCGAAGAGCGCGATGGCTTCGGCGGCGTCGAAGTGCTTGAGGGCGTCGTTGTGGCTGATGAAACCCATCATCTTGCGCTTTTCTTCCGGGGCGATGACGCCGTCGGCTGCGGCCACCATGGCGCACCCCGCGATGGCGGCCTCCAGAAAGTCCCTGTTGCGGTATTTGCGCACCTGTGTGGCAAGGGTGCCGGCGGTGTCCTTGGCCCAGGCTACGAATTTGTCGAGCATCGTCGTTCACTCCTTTCTTTTCGCGCGCAACAATGCGGGTCCGGCACGGGGCAGCGCCCGCGCCGGTTCCGCGATGTCAGTCGCCCTGGCCGCTATCGGGGGTTGTGCAGCGGTCTGCATGCTCCGCCGCAGGCAGAGGCTCCGGGAACATGTAGGAGCCGATGATGCCGAAGGCCAACAGGGTACTCACGACGGTAAGACTCACCTGGGGGGAAATATGCACGATTCCCGCGACATCCACCAGCATCTTCAGACCAATAAACACAAGTATTCCGATGACGGCCTTCTCAAGGTGGCACAGATAGCGCTTGGCGGCCGCCAGCAGGAAGTACAGGGAGCGAAGCCCCAGGATGGCGAAGATGTTGGACGTGTAGACCAGAAACGGCTTCTGCGTGACGGCGATGACCGCCGGCACGCTGTCGAAGGCGAACATCACGTCGGCTATCTCCACGCAGACCAGGCACAGGAAGAGCGGCGTGGCGTGCAGGCGGCCGTTCTCCCGGGTGAAGAAGTCGTGTCCCTTCATGAAGGGGTGGACGGGGAAGAACTTCTTGGTCCAGCGCACGGAGAAGTGGTCGGTGTAGTCTTCGATCTCGCCGTCGTCGCCGCCGGTTTCCTTCCACATCTTGTAGGCCGACCAGAGCACGAACAGGCCGAAGAAGCCCAGGACGTACTTGCCGCCGATCATCACCAGCGTGCTGCCCGCCGCCACGAAGACCAGGCGCAGCGCCAGCGCGCCCAGGATGCCATAGTAGAGCACCCGGTGCTGGAAGGCGTCCTTGATGCAGAAGGAGGAGAAGATGGCCATGATCACGAAAAGGTTGTCCACGGACAGGGACTTCTCCAGGATGTAGCCCGTGAGGAACAAGGAGGCGTCGCCCCAGCCGTGGGTGGCCCCCACGTAGCCCGAGAAGGCGAACGCGAGCAGAATCCAGAATCCGGACCACAGCGCCGCGCTGCGCACGCTCACGGCCTCGTCGCGGGTGTGGGCCTTGAGGTCCGTCCACAGCGAGAGGGCCACGATGCCCATAAAGAGCCCTGCCTCGAACAGGGAATAATCGCCGATCATCTCAACCTCCACGTCATGACGGTTGCGAAAAGGTTTCGGGCTGCGGCGCACGGTCTTTGCCGGGCGCTATTTGGACCCGGTCGTCCACGTAAAGCCGAAGCGGTAGTGCTTGTCCGCTTGTTTGTGTCCCTTGAAGTACCGTTCCTCCTTGACGATGCCGATGGAGCCCCCGGTGTTCTCGATCAGGCAGACGGCGCAGAACATGTCCGAGAACGCCGGGTTGTCGAGGCCCACCACGGTCTGGTTGCCCAGCGCGTCGGTGACGCTCACTCGGGCCTCCACGTCGGAGAACCGGGCCGTGCCCTCGTAGATGAAGGCGAACACGAGCACCCGTTTGATGAGGTCCGGGCGCATGATCACCAGGTTCTCACCGTCGTCGGAGGCCCCGCTGCGGTCGTCCTTGTCCAGGCGGATGTAGGGGGTGTCGCTCACGCTGCCGAAGGAGTCGCCCAGAGCCTGGATCACGTCGGTCCAGCCGTCCTGCATCTCCACCATGCAGCCCAGGTCCAGGTCCGCCTCTTTGGCTTTGGCGCCGAAAATGCCACGTTTCACGGCCTTGCGTGTCCAGTTCAGATTCACGCGGATGGGTTGGGGGCTTCCCGGTTTCTCCAGGGACACGGTGCGGCGATCCCCGCGTTTTTCCAGGACCACTTTGGCCGGAGCGGGTTCAGGGGAAGGGGAAGGCGTCCGGGATTTGAGCTCCTCGCCACCGAAGTGAGCCAGCAGCGCCCCGAGTCCGCCGCTGAAGCCCTGGCCAACCGCCGCCACGCGCCAGACATCCTTGAAATACACCTCCAAAAGGATGATGGCCTTCTCCTGGGCGAAGTCCTCTCCGGACAGCTCGAAGCGCGCGAACTCCTCGTTGCCCGCGAGCAGGCGCACACAACCGGCGGAAAGCCGGCTCATCACGCCTGGGCCGTCCACCGCGGCGGCGAACACCAGCCTGCGCACGCCCTGGGGCAGCCGGGCCAGGTCCAGCGCGAAGCGCTCCGCATCCCCGGAGGCCGGGCCGAGCATCCTGATCGCCCCTTCGGGCGAGGCGGGCTGGTTGTAGAAGATAAAGTAACGGTCGTCCGAGAGCCGTCCGTCCTGGTCCACGCCGAAACAGCTCACGTCGGCGCCGCCCTGGCCCCGGAAGTCCAGGGATACCCCCACCTGGAACTCTTGCGTGTTCGCAAGCTCCGCCAGTCTGGCCTTTTGTCCCCGAGTCAGTCTCATGTCCTCTCCTTGCGTCGCGCGACCGCACCGCGCCTGGCCGCACTCATCCCCCGCGCGGCGCCACCCGCTCTAGGGCGCGGACGCCGTGGGCAGGCTCTCGCGCACCAGATACTCCACGTTGCCGACCTGGCCCCTGCTGCCGTTCTGGAGATCACGGCTCAGCCGGTTGATGCGGTCCTCCAGCACGATGCGCGCCCCCCGCACCTCCAGACGGGCCGCCTCCTCGGGGTAGCCCATGCCATCGGCCAGAACGATGTCGACCGCCCTGCCCGCGCCGAACACAATGGGCTTGTCGCCCAGGGCCACCACCCGGCGCACGCGCTTCCGCAGGGTGACGCCCTCCGAGACCGGCAGCGCCTCGTATTCCAGCCAGGCTTTGCGGAACACCACCTCGACAAGGGCCACGCACACCCCGATGGCCAGCCCCTGGACCGCCAGTCCCGCCACCAGGCTATGGCCCAGCAGGTACATGACCGAGCACCCCGCCAGACCGCCCGCCGCGCCGCCCAGCGCCGCGTGCCCGCGCTTGAGGTTGGGCACGCTGGCCGCCACGGCCCAGCCCGCGAGCGCTCCGGCGATCACCCAGCCGAAGAACCGGCCGTAATCCGAGCCCAGCCCCAGAACTCCCGAGGTGAAGAAGCCCGAATGGTAGGCAATGAACCCCGCCAGAGCGCCACCGGGCAGCGTGACGGCCGCGCAACGGGCCAGAGGCCCCCAGGGCAGGCCCGCGCGTCCCTGGTAGCGATGCTGAGCCCAGACGATGGCCCCCGCGGCCATCACGCAGACCAGACACACCCCGACGATCCACGTGAGCGCCGCTCCGCGGGGCTCCAGCAGATGGTAGGCCATGCCCGCGAGCAGGCCGCCCGCACCGCCCGCCAGGCCGAAGCGCACCCATTTGCTCTGGTGCATGTTGCGCATGACGCTTCCCCCTGTCCCTTACGGGAATTCGCCCCGCCCGGGATCTTTCCCGGGCGGGCGGGCCTTCCGCTAGACTTTAACCCCGAAGTTCCTGGCCAGGGGCCCCAGGCCGCCGTCGTAACCCTGCCCCACGGCCCGGAACTTCCACTCCCCGCCGTGGCGGTAGACCTCGCCGAAGGTCATGGCCGTGTTGGTGCTGGCGTCCTCGGAGAGGTCGAACCGGGCGATCTCCTTGTCGGACTTGCGGTCCACGATGCGGATGTAGGCCCCGGAGACCATGCCGAAGTTCTGCCTGCGCGAATCGGCCTCGTGGATGGTCACGGTGAAGGCCAGCTTGGCGATTCCGAAGGGGACCTTGCTCAGGT
It encodes the following:
- a CDS encoding TerD family protein produces the protein MAVSLVKGGNVSLSKEAPGIESILVGLGWDARATDGADFDLDASCFMLGETGKVLGDHGFIFYNKLKSDCGSVEHTGDNLTGEGEGDDESIVVDLSKVPFGIAKLAFTVTIHEADSRRQNFGMVSGAYIRIVDRKSDKEIARFDLSEDASTNTAMTFGEVYRHGGEWKFRAVGQGYDGGLGPLARNFGVKV
- a CDS encoding tellurite resistance TerB family protein is translated as MLDKFVAWAKDTAGTLATQVRKYRNRDFLEAAIAGCAMVAAADGVIAPEEKRKMMGFISHNDALKHFDAAEAIALFEKYAGHFQFDPLIGKGECLKAIAPLRKRPEEARLMVLVCCAIGTADGCFDANEKQAVREICAALEQNPKDFNL
- a CDS encoding TerD family protein codes for the protein MRLTRGQKARLAELANTQEFQVGVSLDFRGQGGADVSCFGVDQDGRLSDDRYFIFYNQPASPEGAIRMLGPASGDAERFALDLARLPQGVRRLVFAAAVDGPGVMSRLSAGCVRLLAGNEEFARFELSGEDFAQEKAIILLEVYFKDVWRVAAVGQGFSGGLGALLAHFGGEELKSRTPSPSPEPAPAKVVLEKRGDRRTVSLEKPGSPQPIRVNLNWTRKAVKRGIFGAKAKEADLDLGCMVEMQDGWTDVIQALGDSFGSVSDTPYIRLDKDDRSGASDDGENLVIMRPDLIKRVLVFAFIYEGTARFSDVEARVSVTDALGNQTVVGLDNPAFSDMFCAVCLIENTGGSIGIVKEERYFKGHKQADKHYRFGFTWTTGSK
- a CDS encoding TerC/Alx family metal homeostasis membrane protein, which translates into the protein MIGDYSLFEAGLFMGIVALSLWTDLKAHTRDEAVSVRSAALWSGFWILLAFAFSGYVGATHGWGDASLFLTGYILEKSLSVDNLFVIMAIFSSFCIKDAFQHRVLYYGILGALALRLVFVAAGSTLVMIGGKYVLGFFGLFVLWSAYKMWKETGGDDGEIEDYTDHFSVRWTKKFFPVHPFMKGHDFFTRENGRLHATPLFLCLVCVEIADVMFAFDSVPAVIAVTQKPFLVYTSNIFAILGLRSLYFLLAAAKRYLCHLEKAVIGILVFIGLKMLVDVAGIVHISPQVSLTVVSTLLAFGIIGSYMFPEPLPAAEHADRCTTPDSGQGD